The following coding sequences are from one Betaproteobacteria bacterium window:
- a CDS encoding DUF3488 domain-containing transglutaminase family protein has product MKRPAVPLERACQPWLFATALAATLPHAEHLPPWLLLAAAGGLAAAVALWRRGTPPPARWVLFLAVAAGCGGILFEFRTLFGRDAGVAMLVLFMALKLLELKHRRDAHVVVFLAYFLLLTHYFYSQSIATGLWLLAAQVVATATLVRLHGGPASTPRASLAYAGLLTLQAAPFMLVLYLLFPRVAGPLWGLPQDASNARSGLPEQVSPGSIANLVLSGEIAFRVRFDSTPPERDGLYWRGPVFERFDGQAWQRQPEPGEAPRIEARGPRIAYETTLEAHQQAWLLALDAPLALPADARLSPALAAISRTLVRQRLRLRFESTLDYRFNREESPAALERNLRLPPGGNPRARALAAEWRASGEAGDALVARALALFSEGGFVYTLQPPLLGQNGVDDFLFATRRGFCEHYASGFVFLMRAAGVPARVVGGYQGGEPNPVDGYWVVRQSDAHAWAEVWLPDKGWTRIDPTAAVAPARVEAGVAAAVPAGDPLPGLARLDAAWLRDLRYRWEALNNTWNQYVLGYNPDRQKDFLAWLGLPDADWRGLVALLAAACGLGVLILVAWALAARPPTDPALRLWRRALRRLERRRVSPLPGETPLALAHRLARERPELAWPVLRLAEAYCTARYGPRPDLTELRAALAAL; this is encoded by the coding sequence GTGAAGCGCCCCGCCGTCCCCCTGGAACGGGCCTGCCAGCCCTGGCTGTTCGCCACCGCCCTGGCCGCCACCCTGCCCCACGCCGAGCACCTGCCCCCCTGGCTGCTGCTGGCCGCAGCCGGCGGGCTCGCCGCCGCGGTCGCGCTGTGGCGGCGGGGCACCCCGCCGCCGGCCCGCTGGGTGCTCTTCCTGGCCGTGGCCGCGGGCTGCGGGGGAATCCTTTTCGAATTCCGCACCCTCTTCGGCCGCGACGCCGGGGTCGCCATGCTGGTGCTCTTCATGGCCCTGAAGCTCCTGGAACTCAAGCACCGGCGCGATGCCCACGTGGTCGTCTTCCTGGCCTACTTTCTGCTGCTGACCCACTATTTTTACTCCCAGAGCATCGCCACCGGCCTGTGGCTCCTGGCCGCCCAGGTGGTCGCCACGGCAACCCTGGTCCGGCTGCACGGCGGCCCCGCCAGCACGCCCCGGGCGAGTCTGGCCTACGCCGGCCTGCTCACCCTCCAGGCGGCCCCCTTCATGCTCGTCCTGTACCTGCTCTTCCCCCGCGTCGCCGGCCCCTTGTGGGGGCTGCCCCAGGACGCCAGCAACGCCCGCAGCGGCCTGCCGGAGCAGGTTTCTCCGGGCAGCATCGCCAATCTGGTGCTGTCGGGCGAAATCGCCTTCCGGGTGCGTTTCGACAGTACCCCGCCGGAGCGGGACGGCCTGTACTGGCGCGGCCCGGTTTTCGAGCGCTTCGACGGGCAGGCCTGGCAGCGCCAGCCGGAGCCCGGAGAAGCGCCCCGCATCGAGGCCCGCGGCCCCCGCATCGCCTACGAAACCACCCTGGAAGCCCACCAGCAGGCCTGGCTCCTGGCTCTGGACGCCCCCCTCGCCCTGCCGGCGGATGCCCGGCTTTCCCCTGCCCTGGCCGCCATCTCCCGCACCCTGGTGCGCCAGCGCCTGCGCCTGCGCTTCGAATCCACCCTCGACTACCGCTTCAACCGCGAAGAGAGCCCCGCCGCCCTGGAGCGCAACCTCAGGCTGCCCCCCGGCGGCAACCCCCGCGCCCGCGCCCTGGCGGCGGAATGGCGTGCCTCCGGCGAGGCCGGCGACGCCCTGGTGGCCCGAGCCCTGGCGCTGTTTTCCGAGGGCGGCTTCGTCTACACCCTGCAACCGCCCCTCCTGGGGCAGAACGGCGTAGACGACTTCCTCTTCGCCACGCGGCGCGGCTTCTGCGAGCACTACGCCTCGGGCTTCGTCTTCCTCATGCGGGCCGCCGGCGTGCCCGCCCGGGTGGTGGGCGGCTACCAGGGGGGCGAGCCCAACCCGGTGGACGGCTACTGGGTGGTGCGCCAATCCGACGCCCACGCCTGGGCCGAAGTCTGGCTGCCCGACAAGGGCTGGACCCGCATCGACCCCACTGCCGCCGTGGCCCCGGCCCGGGTCGAAGCCGGCGTTGCCGCCGCCGTCCCGGCCGGCGATCCCCTGCCGGGGCTGGCCCGGCTCGATGCCGCCTGGCTGCGGGATTTGCGCTACCGCTGGGAGGCCCTCAACAACACCTGGAACCAGTATGTCCTCGGCTACAATCCCGACCGCCAAAAAGACTTCCTGGCCTGGCTGGGCCTGCCGGATGCCGACTGGCGGGGTCTGGTGGCCCTGCTGGCCGCCGCCTGCGGCCTGGGCGTCCTCATCCTGGTGGCCTGGGCCCTGGCCGCCCGCCCGCCGACCGACCCCGCGCTGCGTCTCTGGCGCCGCGCCCTGCGCCGGCTGGAACGCCGCCGGGTCAGCCCCCTGCCGGGCGAAACCCCGCTGGCCCTGGCCCACCGCCTGGCCCGCGAGCGCCCTGAACTGGCCTGGCCGGTCCTGCGGCTGGCCGAGGCCTATTGCACGGCCCGCTACGGCCCCCGGCCCGACCTGACCGAACTGCGCGCAGCCCTGGCTGCGCTGTAA
- a CDS encoding DUF3368 domain-containing protein, whose amino-acid sequence MVTSVRIVVADAGPLIALGRLGALHLLPALFAEVQVTATVLAECAARPGFIDAQRIEQAVRDGWLKPCDDQFEKPSGRLDPGEASAVARALEIDAGLLLDDRAAVVYARALGLKVIGTLGLLVLAKRRGLIEQVATLIGQLQVGGHYLGPSAVQAALHAAGEAAN is encoded by the coding sequence TTGGTGACTTCAGTTAGGATCGTCGTCGCCGATGCCGGGCCGTTGATCGCGCTGGGGCGGCTGGGTGCCTTGCACCTGCTGCCCGCCCTGTTCGCGGAAGTCCAGGTGACCGCCACGGTGCTAGCCGAGTGTGCGGCGCGCCCGGGCTTTATCGATGCGCAGCGCATCGAGCAGGCGGTACGCGATGGATGGCTCAAGCCCTGTGACGATCAGTTTGAAAAGCCGAGCGGGCGCCTTGATCCAGGAGAAGCGAGCGCCGTTGCCCGCGCCTTGGAAATCGATGCCGGCTTGCTGCTCGATGATCGCGCAGCGGTGGTCTATGCGCGTGCCTTGGGTCTGAAGGTGATCGGCACTTTGGGTCTGCTGGTGCTGGCCAAGCGGCGAGGCCTGATCGAGCAGGTAGCGACCCTGATCGGCCAGTTGCAGGTAGGCGGTCATTATCTTGGCCCCAGCGCGGTACAGGCGGCGTTACATGCAGCGGGCGAGGCCGCCAACTGA
- the mltB gene encoding lytic murein transglycosylase B produces MKRILAAALLVAAALPTPPALAARPAPKPSFADQPEAVAFARDFAQRQGFETEALLGLFARIHSNPKVLQLIRPPSSPLQRSWERYRPRFLNERRIEGGARFWAEHRETLARATALYGVPEEIIVAIIGVETEYGRNTGGFGVLEALATLAFDYPPRAEFFRTELEQFLLLTRENGLDPLAVKGSFAGAIGIPQFMPGSQRRYAVDFDGDARIDLGGSTVDAIGSVARFLERHGWQAGQPVAVPALTAAPPDPAFLEAGIRPSLSVATLAEKGITSEAPPEATVTLVDLVSPGRETEYWLGFENFYVITRYNRSSFYAMAVFQLAEAIKGRAAEGAGGKVEGLR; encoded by the coding sequence GTGAAACGAATTCTCGCCGCCGCCCTGCTCGTCGCGGCCGCCCTGCCTACCCCTCCCGCCCTCGCCGCCCGCCCCGCGCCCAAGCCCAGCTTCGCCGACCAGCCCGAAGCCGTCGCCTTCGCCCGCGACTTCGCCCAGCGCCAGGGTTTCGAGACCGAAGCCCTGCTCGGCCTCTTTGCCCGCATCCACTCCAACCCCAAGGTGCTGCAACTGATCCGCCCCCCCAGTTCTCCCCTGCAACGCTCCTGGGAACGCTACCGCCCCCGCTTCCTCAACGAACGGCGCATCGAAGGCGGCGCGCGCTTCTGGGCCGAGCACCGCGAAACCCTGGCCCGCGCCACGGCCCTCTACGGCGTGCCGGAGGAGATCATCGTCGCCATCATCGGCGTGGAAACCGAATACGGTCGCAACACCGGCGGCTTCGGCGTCCTGGAAGCCCTGGCCACCCTGGCCTTCGACTACCCCCCGCGGGCCGAATTCTTCCGCACCGAACTGGAGCAGTTCCTCCTCCTCACCCGGGAAAACGGCCTCGACCCCCTGGCCGTCAAAGGCTCCTTCGCCGGCGCCATCGGCATCCCCCAGTTCATGCCCGGCAGCCAGCGCCGCTACGCGGTGGATTTCGACGGCGACGCGCGCATCGACCTGGGCGGCAGCACCGTCGACGCCATCGGCAGCGTCGCCCGCTTCCTGGAGCGCCACGGCTGGCAGGCCGGCCAGCCCGTCGCCGTCCCGGCCCTGACCGCCGCACCACCGGACCCCGCCTTCCTGGAAGCCGGCATCCGCCCCAGCCTCAGCGTCGCCACCCTGGCCGAAAAAGGCATCACCAGCGAAGCCCCCCCGGAGGCCACGGTCACCCTGGTGGACCTCGTCTCCCCCGGCCGGGAAACCGAATACTGGCTGGGCTTCGAGAATTTCTACGTCATCACCCGCTACAACCGCTCCAGCTTCTACGCCATGGCGGTGTTTCAACTGGCGGAAGCGATCAAGGGGCGGGCGGCTGAAGGCGCTGGCGGCAAGGTGGAGGGGTTGCGGTAG